One window of the Manihot esculenta cultivar AM560-2 chromosome 14, M.esculenta_v8, whole genome shotgun sequence genome contains the following:
- the LOC122721690 gene encoding uncharacterized protein LOC122721690: MQELQDAQGVRGAVATGPRDAYWRGALRGAQRGRDTQDAQALLRGAQGRRTLGAQADVCEDRAIAGWPTELVGPQRWLACGARQSEVRVCQRREGSGTCWKAREGSRIIGGAREGARRVWLANENSRRHQNGPVAPRTGWNSPEASRNLQGQQISHQQQGVHELVDQQNPEASQGCEITI; this comes from the exons ATGCAGGAGCTGCAGGACGCACAGGGGGTGCGGGGCGCTGTGGCAACGGGCCCGCGGGACGCCTACTGGCGCGGGGCGCTGCGGGGCGCGCAACGGGGGCGCGACACGCAGGACGCGCAGGCACTGCTGCGAGGCGCGCAGGGCAGGCGCACGCTGGGAGCGCAGGCGGACGTGTGCGAGGATCGGGCTATcgctggttggcctacggagctAGTTGGCCCACAGCGATGGTTGGCCTGCGGAGCAAGGCAGAGCGAGGTTCGAGTCTGTCAGCGACGGGAAGGCTCGGGGACGTGCTGGAAGGCGCGGGAAGGTTCCAGAATCATCGGGGGCGCGCGAGAAGGTGCCAGGAGGGTCTGGTTGGCCAACGAAA ATTCCAGAAGGCACCAGAACGGGCCAGTGGCGCCCAGAACAGGCTGGAACAGCCCAGAAGCTTCCAGAAATCTGCAGGGGCAGCAGATTTCTCACCAGCAGCAGGGGGTCCACGAGCTGGTTGACCAGCAGAATCCAGAAGCTTCCCAGGGGTGTGAAATTACCATTTAG
- the LOC110631084 gene encoding LRR receptor-like serine/threonine-protein kinase FEI 1 isoform X2, with amino-acid sequence MKMGFFVLCFYLIHVEILFSTCSLALTEDGLALLEIKSTLNDSRNILGDWQATDESPCKWTGISCHPHDQRVSSINLPYMQLGGNISPSIGKLSRLQRLALHQNSLNGIIPYELTNCTELRAVYLRANHLQGGIPSDIGNLSHLTILFIGNLDLCGRQVQKPCRTSMGFPAVLPHAASDESTVPSKRSSHYIKGVLIVVMATMAITLAVLLAFLWICLLSKKERAAKKYTEVKKQVVQDASTKLITFHGDLPYPSCEIIEKLESLDQEDVVGSGGFGTVYRMVMNDCGTFAVKKIDRSHEGSIDQVFERELEILGSIKHINLVNLRGYCRLPMSKLLIYDYLAMGSLDDILHECGREQPLNWSTRLRIALGSARGLAYLHHDCSPKIVHRDIKSSNILLDENLEPHVSDFGLAKLLVDEEAHVTTVVAGTFGYLAPEYLQSGRATEKSDVYSFGVLLLEIVTGKRPTDPAFVNRGLNVVGWMNTLLKENRLEDVVDKRCRDADMEAVEAILEIAARCTDASPDYRPTMNQVAQLLEQEVMSPCPSDFYESHSDYS; translated from the exons ATGAAAATGGGTTTCTTTGTTTTGTGCTTTTATTTAATTCATGTTGAAATACTTTTCAGTACTTGCTCTCTTGCCCTCACTGAAGATG GCCTGGCATTGTTGGAAATCAAGAGCACATTGAATGATAGTAGAAACATACTAGGTGACTGGCAAGCGACCGATGAATCTCCGTGCAAATGGACTGGTATTTCTTGCCATCCTCATGATCAAAGAGTCAGTTCAAT AAACTTGCCTTACATGCAGTTGGGAGGAAATATATCTCCTAGCATTGGCAAACTCAGCAGACTACAAAGGCT GGCACTTCACCAGAACAGTTTAAATGGGATTATTCCCTACGAACTCACCAATTGTACTGAGCTCAGGGCAGT GTACTTGAGGGCTAATCATCTCCAAGGAGGCATTCCATCAGATATTGGAAACCTTTCTCATCTCACTATACT GTTTATTGGCAATTTAGATCTTTGCGGTAGACAAGTGCAAAAGCCATGTCGAACCTCAATGGGATTTCCTGCAGTGCTTCCACATGCTGCAAGTGATGAATCAACAG TTCCTAGTAAACGGTCCTCTCATTACATTAAAGGGGTGCTTATTGTTGTAATGGCCACAATGGCCATTACACTAGCCGTGCTTCTTGCATTCCTCTGGATTTGCTTGTTATCAAAGAAGGAAAGAGCTGCCAAGAAATACACAGAAGTCAAAAAGCAAGTTGTTCAAGACGCAA GTACAAAGCTTATCACCTTCCATGGTGACCTGCCATATCCGTCATGCGAGATCATAGAAAAGCTAGAGTCTCTTGATCAGGAAGATGTTGTAGGTTCAGGAGGATTTGGTACTGTGTATCGAATGGTCATGAATGATTGTGGAACATTTGCTGTTAAAAAGATTGACCGGAGTCATGAAGGATCGATCGATCAAGTATTTGAGAGGGAGTTGGAGATCTTGGGTAGCATCAAGCACATTAATTTAGTGAACCTGAGAGGTTATTGTAGGCTTCCAATGTCAAAGCTTCTTATCTATGATTATCTTGCCATGGGAAGTTTAGATGACATTTTGCATG AATGTGGCCGAGAACAGCCATTAAATTGGAGTACTCGCTTAAGAATTGCTTTAGGTTCTGCAAGGGGCCTTGCATACTTGCACCATGACTGCAGCCCAAAGATAGTCCATCGCGACATTAAATCCAGTAATATTCTCCTTGATGAAAATTTGGAACCGCATGTCTCTGACTTCGGTCTTGCCAAACTTTTAGTAGATGAGGAAGCCCATGTCACAACCGTAGTTGCTGGCACTTTTGGTTATTTGGCACCAG AGTATCTGCAAAGTGGGAGAGCTACTGAGAAGTCAGATGTGTATAGCTTCGGAGTTCTGTTGCTGGAGATTGTAACCGGAAAAAGACCTACTGATCCAGCTTTCGTAAATAGAGGCTTAAACGTTGTTGGTTGG ATGAACACCTTATTAAAAGAGAATCGGTTGGAAGATGTTGTAGACAAAAGGTGCAGAGATGCAGATATGGAAGCTGTGGAAGCAATTCTTGAGATAGCAGCAAGATGCACAGATGCGAGCCCTGATTATCGACCAACAATGAACCAGGTAGCACAGCTGTTGGAGCAAGAAGTCATGTCGCCTTGCCCGAGCGATTTCTACGAGTCTCATTCAGATTATTCTTGA
- the LOC110631084 gene encoding LRR receptor-like serine/threonine-protein kinase FEI 2 isoform X1, protein MKMGFFVLCFYLIHVEILFSTCSLALTEDGLALLEIKSTLNDSRNILGDWQATDESPCKWTGISCHPHDQRVSSINLPYMQLGGNISPSIGKLSRLQRLALHQNSLNGIIPYELTNCTELRAVYLRANHLQGGIPSDIGNLSHLTILDLSSNMLKGAIPSSIGRLTRLRLLNLSTNYFSGEIPDFGALSTFGNSSFIGNLDLCGRQVQKPCRTSMGFPAVLPHAASDESTVPSKRSSHYIKGVLIVVMATMAITLAVLLAFLWICLLSKKERAAKKYTEVKKQVVQDASTKLITFHGDLPYPSCEIIEKLESLDQEDVVGSGGFGTVYRMVMNDCGTFAVKKIDRSHEGSIDQVFERELEILGSIKHINLVNLRGYCRLPMSKLLIYDYLAMGSLDDILHECGREQPLNWSTRLRIALGSARGLAYLHHDCSPKIVHRDIKSSNILLDENLEPHVSDFGLAKLLVDEEAHVTTVVAGTFGYLAPEYLQSGRATEKSDVYSFGVLLLEIVTGKRPTDPAFVNRGLNVVGWMNTLLKENRLEDVVDKRCRDADMEAVEAILEIAARCTDASPDYRPTMNQVAQLLEQEVMSPCPSDFYESHSDYS, encoded by the exons ATGAAAATGGGTTTCTTTGTTTTGTGCTTTTATTTAATTCATGTTGAAATACTTTTCAGTACTTGCTCTCTTGCCCTCACTGAAGATG GCCTGGCATTGTTGGAAATCAAGAGCACATTGAATGATAGTAGAAACATACTAGGTGACTGGCAAGCGACCGATGAATCTCCGTGCAAATGGACTGGTATTTCTTGCCATCCTCATGATCAAAGAGTCAGTTCAAT AAACTTGCCTTACATGCAGTTGGGAGGAAATATATCTCCTAGCATTGGCAAACTCAGCAGACTACAAAGGCT GGCACTTCACCAGAACAGTTTAAATGGGATTATTCCCTACGAACTCACCAATTGTACTGAGCTCAGGGCAGT GTACTTGAGGGCTAATCATCTCCAAGGAGGCATTCCATCAGATATTGGAAACCTTTCTCATCTCACTATACT GGACTTGTCTAGCAATATGCTAAAAGGTGCTATACCTTCATCTATCGGCCGTCTTACACGTTTGCGCCTCCT GAATTTGTCCACCAACTATTTCTCTGGTGAAATCCCAGATTTTGGAGCTTTAAGCACTTTTGGGAACAGCTC GTTTATTGGCAATTTAGATCTTTGCGGTAGACAAGTGCAAAAGCCATGTCGAACCTCAATGGGATTTCCTGCAGTGCTTCCACATGCTGCAAGTGATGAATCAACAG TTCCTAGTAAACGGTCCTCTCATTACATTAAAGGGGTGCTTATTGTTGTAATGGCCACAATGGCCATTACACTAGCCGTGCTTCTTGCATTCCTCTGGATTTGCTTGTTATCAAAGAAGGAAAGAGCTGCCAAGAAATACACAGAAGTCAAAAAGCAAGTTGTTCAAGACGCAA GTACAAAGCTTATCACCTTCCATGGTGACCTGCCATATCCGTCATGCGAGATCATAGAAAAGCTAGAGTCTCTTGATCAGGAAGATGTTGTAGGTTCAGGAGGATTTGGTACTGTGTATCGAATGGTCATGAATGATTGTGGAACATTTGCTGTTAAAAAGATTGACCGGAGTCATGAAGGATCGATCGATCAAGTATTTGAGAGGGAGTTGGAGATCTTGGGTAGCATCAAGCACATTAATTTAGTGAACCTGAGAGGTTATTGTAGGCTTCCAATGTCAAAGCTTCTTATCTATGATTATCTTGCCATGGGAAGTTTAGATGACATTTTGCATG AATGTGGCCGAGAACAGCCATTAAATTGGAGTACTCGCTTAAGAATTGCTTTAGGTTCTGCAAGGGGCCTTGCATACTTGCACCATGACTGCAGCCCAAAGATAGTCCATCGCGACATTAAATCCAGTAATATTCTCCTTGATGAAAATTTGGAACCGCATGTCTCTGACTTCGGTCTTGCCAAACTTTTAGTAGATGAGGAAGCCCATGTCACAACCGTAGTTGCTGGCACTTTTGGTTATTTGGCACCAG AGTATCTGCAAAGTGGGAGAGCTACTGAGAAGTCAGATGTGTATAGCTTCGGAGTTCTGTTGCTGGAGATTGTAACCGGAAAAAGACCTACTGATCCAGCTTTCGTAAATAGAGGCTTAAACGTTGTTGGTTGG ATGAACACCTTATTAAAAGAGAATCGGTTGGAAGATGTTGTAGACAAAAGGTGCAGAGATGCAGATATGGAAGCTGTGGAAGCAATTCTTGAGATAGCAGCAAGATGCACAGATGCGAGCCCTGATTATCGACCAACAATGAACCAGGTAGCACAGCTGTTGGAGCAAGAAGTCATGTCGCCTTGCCCGAGCGATTTCTACGAGTCTCATTCAGATTATTCTTGA
- the LOC110630910 gene encoding uncharacterized protein LOC110630910, producing MQVPAKSYVTPTLPIQSTPMSLLLFPSPISPFLAIKKTTFERSVGLSWCRERKRKYGIVASSNVALPFWDAWKPEKTSSAPSFSDIIWPSAGAFAAMAIFGKMDQLLAPKGISMTIAPLGAVCAVLFATPSSPAARKYNVFMAQIGCAAIGVLAFSIFGPGWLARSAALAASVAFMIYARAAHPPAASLPLLFIDGIKLHHLNFWYTLFPGAAGCIILCLIQEIVCYLKDNLKF from the exons ATGCAGGTCCCTGCTAAATCCTATGTCACGCCAACACTGCCGATACAATCAACGCCAATGTCTCTGCTTTTATTTCCCTCGCCGATTTCTCCGTTTCTTGCAATCAAGAAGACCACATTTGAGAGATCTGTTGGGTTGAGTTGGTGTCGAGAAAGGAAGAGAAAATATGGGATTGTGGCATCAAGCAACGTTGCCCTACCCTTCTGGGATGCTTGGAAGCCAGAGAAGACATCTTCTGCACCTTCTTTCAGCGACATCATCTGGCCCTCTGCAG GAGCATTTGCAGCAATGGCAATATTCGGAAAGATGGACCAATTACTTGCGCCTAAAGGAATTTCTATGACAATTGCGCCCTTAGGAGCTGTTTGTGCCGTCCTCTTTGCCACTCCTTCCTCCCCTGCTGCTCGG AAATACAATGTTTTCATGGCCCAGATTGGTTGTGCGGCCATTGGCGTTCTGGCCTTCTCAATCTTTGGTCCCGGTTGGCTTGCTAGGAGTGCTGCTCTTGCTGCATCAGTAGCTTTCATGATCTACGCGCGTGCTGCACACCCTCCTG CTGCAAGCTTGCCACTTCTGTTCATCGACGGAATTAAGCTTCACCACTTGAATTTTTGGTATACTTTGTTCCCTGGCGCTGCTGGCTGCATTATCCTTTGTTTGATT CAAGAGATAGTGTGTTACTTGAAGGACAATCTCAAATTTTAA